TCCTGCGGCACGAACGCGACACGCCGTTTGCGTGCGGGAATGCATCTTGCGTTTTGCCCGTTTAGTTCAACGGTTCCCGACGACGGTTGCAGAAGGCCCGCGATCAGACGCAGCAGAGTCGTTTTCCCACAGCCGCTAGCACCCAGTATCACCAGGTACTCGCCGTCTTGGACATCAAGGCACAGATCGGAAAGGACTCGGGTGTGGCCAAAGTTGACAGAAACGTTCTGAAGTCGGACGGTCGACATAGGCTTGGATACCGCTGGCAAGTTCGAGACGCCGTGCAAATCAATTGATGCACATCGAGGCAAGACTCTTAGTGCATGTTTGTGCATTCGGCGTTGAAAGCACTTGGATAATGTAACAAAGCCCACGTTAGTCAAAGTCGTAAACCGACAGAGTGATTGTGTATGCACCGGGTGACTTTGACGACTGGTTCGGTCGTCGGCGATTTTCCTGTTGTGGCAGATCACACACTCTTGTTGTTGGGGGCCAGCATTGATGGTCGATCACGACGGTGGGATTGTCATGGATTTGTCACACGCAGGATTGGTGACAGTGATGACCGAGGCAATTCCACCGAGCAGGGACTCGCTTGGTGGGGTGTCGCCAAAGATTGAGCGATCGACCGGTGAATGCTCGCCACCACTATCAAGGATGAAAGGAATCATGCGACGGACCATTACAGGAATGATTGCGTTGGGGTTGTTGGCTAGTTCGACTGATGTTTCAGTTCTAGCAGATCAACCGACTCAAACAGTCCTTTTGGATGCACCACGGTGGGCGATGGTGCCACAAGAGGAAGCGGCAGACGATTTGACTCCGATCGAGAGTCCGTCGTTGAAATCGAAGGATGACGATACACTGCGTGGCGCTCTGGAAATGTTAGCCGAAGAAGGCGGCGACGATGAGCTACAGATCGAAAGCGGCAGTCGGGCACCAGAACTAGATTCTGATGAGTCCAACGAATCGCTGTTCGCAGGTCGGAAAACACAGTTCACCGAGGGGCGTTTTGCACTGCCGCCGATCGCCGCGTTGACAACTGACACGCATGAAATCGGCAACGGGGAGACCCCCAAGGGATTTCGCCAAGGAGAGCAGGCTGTACTAGTTCCATTGCCAGAAAGCGGTGCCGATCGGGACGCGTCCTGGTATTGGAGCCAGCGATACTGGGCAGCGTCCAACAACTTCTCGCATCCACTGTATTTTGAGGATCGAATGTTGGAGCGGCATGGACATTCGCGATTCCCGCATTTGCAGCCATTAGCGTCAGCAGGTCGGTTCGCCACGCAATTTGCCATGTTGCCATATTTGGTTGCGATCACGCCGCCCTACGAGTGCCAGTATTCGCTGGGGTACTACAGAGCCGGGTCATGTGTCCCTGCTTTCTTGGGACGGGCTCCTTATCAGCGAAAAGCAGCGATCGCGCAGGCAGCTGTAATGGGCGGTTTGACCGCGATGCCCTAGTGCTTCGTTCCAACTCGATTTTAGGATTAGTCATATGGCGTTAGCCACGGTTACGGTGCATTAACCGGGGCTAACGCCCGTCGGCTGATGAATCGGACCCGCTTGGTTTTTGGATTAGCCGTATGGCGTTAGCCACGGTTTGAGTGCAATAACCGGGGCTAACGCCCGTCGGCTGATGGTTCGAACCCGTATTTTCATATGGAACGAAACACTAGTGAGATTTCTGCGGAATCGGGTTTGAAGAGCGGTAGATCATTCCGCAGATACATTTCACACATAGCAAAAGCGATGCGCCAACTGGACGAATCAGGTGTTCAGTTGGCCGTTATGTCGACCGACGCCGGCGGTTGCTGAATCGAAAAGGGGCTTTCGATCAGTCACGGCGTCGGGTAGAAAAGTGCTTTCTGCCATTCTTGCCATACTTGGATGATCGAAGATGATCTACCTGCTGACTTTGATTGCCGTCGCGTCTCGCTTTTTGCCACACCCACCCAATTTCGCCTGCATCGGTGCTCTGGGGTTGTTCGCTGGCTGTTATGTCGCGGGTCGACGTGCTTACCTGGTGCCGCTGGTCGCGTTGGCGGCAAGTGACATCATCGGCCAGCTGTTTTCCGTTTCAGGAATGGGATTCTATCGTCCTGAGCAAATGCTGTTTGTGTATTTGGGGCTTTTTGCATCCGTCGCAATGGGGCGTTTGACACGTCAAGATTCTGGTGCTGCTTGGAAGCGTCTTCCATTTGCCGTTCTAGCGGCTTCGACGACTTTCTTTGTGATCAGCAACATCGGCGTCTGGTTGGGACCATGGTATCCCACCACATTTGAGGGGTTGGTCGCCTGCTTTACGGCGGCGATTCCGTTTTACGGCTTCACGATGGCCGGAGATTTTTTCTTTGCCGCTGCAATGTTCGGTGCAATGGAAATGAGTCGTATCCAGTCGCGAGGGAACGCCCTCGCTGCAACCGCGACAACCGCTACATAACGAATCCATTTAGAAAAGATTCGAACGCCAGGCCGAGGACGAAAACACGTTCTCGGCTTGTTTTTTGCGCGTTTTGGGACTTCAAATAAGTGGCTATGAGACAAGGCTTTTGGGCGGTTATCGAGCGTTCCTAAACGCAAATAGGGAAAGTCAAGCGTCTGGGGGAATACCGACATCCATTGCGGAAATCGGGCAAAACAAAGGATTTACTGCGGAACTTCGACTTTGCGACATGCGTCAGACCCGGGTGATTCGTTGACACACTACTCGCCCCAACTAGAATCGCAGCCAACCCTTATCCAATCGCCTCAAGCTTCGCATTTTACCCATCCTTCTGATTGGGCGAGCACTACGTATTTTGCAATGCTCGGCATTTAAATGTCCGATGTCAGTCAAACGTGCGTCAGCTCAGTGCTGCAGCATTCGGTGTGAATTCGAGACGCTGTGGCTGATAAGAGAATGGATTTAATTAGCTCGGCGAGTTCGGTGGAATTACACTGCTGGCTCGCGAATATTCCCAACCTGTCCCGCGACTTGGCCCGCCTTTCTGATCCATCCAAAGCCGGGTTTATAAGTAGAGACCTTCGATGATCCGACGAACACTTTCCGATTCTTCACGCCGCGATGCGGCCAAGGGCAACCGAAAGCGAATTGCGCGTTCCGGGCAAAAGCGGCGTTTGCTGATGGAGAATCTGGAGGGTCGGCGCCTGCTAGCGTCCGACACCGCGTTTACTCCTGTTCCTGTCGACCCAGCGTTGTTCGCCGCACAGCTGCCGCGAAATGTGGGCACCGTCACTGCGATGCAGATTGGCGAAAATGAGACCGCAGGGGTGCGGGGTGGGAACGACACCATCGCGACGGCACAGGTGCTTCCTTTGGGAACACTGGCCAGCCAAGAGGACACGATCGACGTCTCTGGTTCGTTGAACATCAGTTTCAATTCCCAGAACCAAATCATCTCGGACGTCGATTACTTCGCGGTCGACCTTCAAGCCGGCGACATTTTGGACATCGCGTTGATCGGCGCCCAAGGCAACTTCAGCGTTTCCTACGGACCTGGAACTCAAGCTCCAGGTCGTTTCTGGTTTGGTACCGATTCGAACCAGTCGCTTTTGGATCCTGTGACTGGTGAAGTGCTGTACGCCAAGGGGTCACCACTGCAAACGTTGGGTAGTGCGGTTGGCGCCCAAGTTGTGCCAGAAACAGGACGCTACTACATCGGCTTGGCTCCTGCTGCCGTCAGCGCTAACTACACGATGGGCTTGCGTGCATACCGCCCCGTGATTGAGCAAGCCCCACTGGGTGCTCAGCAAATCATGTATCTCGATTTCGATGGTGGGTTCTATCCCAGCAGCGAAATCAGCGGTTCGACATTGCCGTTGGGCATGGTTCGATTTGACCGCTTGGTCGACAACCTGGGCGTACTAGGGTTTACCAACCCGACGCAGGTCGATGGTGACCTTTTGCAGCAGCAGATTCTTGCTGAAGTCCGTGATCATTACGACACGATCACGGTTTATGGCAACAATGGCGATTACGATGAAACCGGCATCGGTGGCCAATACGGAATCACAATTGTCAGCTCTTTGGAGTGCCCCGAGTTTGGTGACCGCAGTGCTTGTGCGGTTGGCAACACTGACCTGACCAACAACCCGCTTGTGACGCGTGTTATGGTCGGCGGATTGGTTTCAAACACCGGTATCGACGGAGTCTACGGGATCGCAGAATCGGTCGACGTGGGTAACTTCCGTCCCGGTGAAATCACGACCGTTGTACTCGATCAGATTTCAGCTCTGACGACGACAATTCCACGTTCACCTGCTGTAAGCGAATTGGATGTCATTTCCAAATTCCTTGGCGGCGTGATCTCTCACGAAGCAGGCCACACGTTTGGAGAGCGACATACATCGCCTAACAACGGCACAGACAACATCATGGATGCTGGTGGTGTCGCACAAGCGTTGATCGATAATTTGGTTGGTCCAGGCCCCGATGGAATTGTCGGAACAGTTGATGACGTTGCTCCAATCTTCGCCCGCGAAGATATGTTTGAGCTTGCCGAAGGCTTCTTTGGCTACACCCGAACTGCGGCATCGCTGTCATTCGAACTGTCGACCGGTCGAGCGACTTCAACTATTACCGGACGTGTCTTTAATGATGCGAACCGCGACGGTGCCTTCAACGGCGATGCTGGACTAGCTGGCATCACGGTTTACGCTGACCTCGACGGCGACCGCGTACTTGATGCGACCGAGCCTTCTTCGGTCTCCGCAGCGGACGGATCCTACCGATTGGACGTTGCACCTGGCGTGACCTACACCGTCGTTGCACAGACCCCCGCACAATATGTCGCCAGCACGTCGACCGAACGCAGTGCGACCGCCGGAACCACCGACTTGAACTTCGGTTTCACCAAAGTCGTTTCGGATGTGACCGGGATCAAGTTTGCTGACCTTAACGGAAACGGCCAATTCGATACCAACGAGCAAGGGCTCGAAGGTGTCTACATCTACCTTGACTTGGACGGTGACGATCGGCCTGACCTCGGTGAGCCATCGGATGTCACCGATGCAAACGGTTACTACTCGATCGACTTCCCAGGCCCAGGCACCTACACCATTCGGGAAGTTGTCGAAGCAGGCTTCCAGCAGACATTCCCCGCCAGTGGCGAGCACATCGTCACCTATGACGGTATCGGGCTGACTGACAACTATAACTTCGGTAACCTGCCATCGCGTGACTACGGCGATGCCCCGGATACCTACCTGACATCAGTCGCGGCAGGTGGACCTAGCCACGGAATCTCACAAGCGGTTGGACTTGGTACTTTGGTCGACCGTGAAGTGGACGGTTTTCCAACTGCCACCGCACTTGGCGACGACAACAACAACGTTGACGACGAAGACGGTATCCAATTGCTTTCGCCGCTCGGACCCGGCGGAACCGCGACGATCCAAGTCAACGCACGAAACACCTCGGGACAACCGGCTTATCTACAGGGCTGGATCGACTTCAATGCCAACGGCGTCTTCGATGCCTCAGAGCAAGTCATCACCAACGCCAATGTCGCTGCGGGACTTTCGAATGTTACCGTTAGCGTTCCAGCAAATGCCGTCATCGGTTCGACTTATGCTCGCTTCCGTTACAGCCCAACAGCGGGCATCGGACCAGCAGGTGATGCTGACTTGGGTGAAGTCGAAGATTACCAGTTCGACATCTTGCAACAGGCATCGGTAGCCAACGATGACACGTTCACCGTTTCGCGCAACTCGCTGTCAAACGAATTGGACGTACTCGGCAATGATTTCCAGTCGAGCCTGACGGAACTGACGGTCGTCACCTTGAACACCAACGGAACTTCCGGTGTTGTAACGATCGCTGGTGACGGCAAGTCGGTCTTCTACACGCCACGCAATGGCTTTACCGGACGCGACGTCTTCCAGTACACCGTACAAGACCAAGCTGGTAACCGATATTCGGCCGAAGCGGTGGTGACGGTCAGCTTCCAATCGAACGTCCCAATCGCGGTTGACGATACGTTCGACATTCCACAGGGATCGACCAACCGACCTCTGAATGTTCTGGACAACGACGTTCCTAGCATCGCCGGTGGCATTCGAATCGTATCTGTTACCGCGGGCGATCAGGGCGGTACGGTGACGATGGAAGGCGGCGGACAAACGATTCGCTATACCCCAGTGGCTGGCTTTACCGGTACAGAGCAATTCACCTATAGCATTCAAGATGCCAATGGTGTCACCAGCCAAGCGACGGTGACGGTGAATTCGCAGCCGGGGGCACGTGCAGATGACTTGGTCGACTTCACGATCGGCATCTACGATGTTACCAACAATCAACCGATCTCAAGCGTTCAGGTTGGCCAAGAGTTCTACGTCCGAGTCTTCGTCCAGGAACTCAACAATCAAGTCTTCGATCCAGAAGGCGTTGCATCAGCCTTCTTGGACCTGCTGTACTCAGATGGTTTGGTCGCAACGCAAGACACGATGAGTGGCGATGCGTTTGGCTTTGACATCACCTTCGGACCAAACTTCCAAGGTAGCGGATTCCAGCTCGGCGACGCTTCGATTCCTGGTGTGATCGACGAAGTCGGTGCCGTTCAACCGATCCCAGGTGACGGCAACTTGATCCAGCACAGTGATCCGGCCGAATTGTTCACCTTGACCATGACAGCAGTCTCGCCTGGGGTAGCAGTCTTCGCCGCAGACCCGGCTGACACGGCGGTTGCGGAAACCATTTTGGTCGGTGAAGACACCGCACTGACCCCAGCACAGCAGCGTTTGGGCCGAACCGAGTTGACGATCTTCCCACAGTCGGACAACTTTGCCAGTGCGATTGACGACGCGTTCATGGTCGGAACCGACAGCAACGGAGTTGTCATCAGTGCGGCAAACGGTCCAAACACCTTGGATGTACTCGATAACGATATCTTCGGGCCGACCAATAGCTTGCTCGAGCGTGGCATCGGAATCGACGCTTCGTTGGGAACCGTTAGCTTCGATGACAACGGCACACCTAGCGACCTGACCGACGACTTCGTCACTTACTTCGCCAATAGCAATGCCAGCGGCTACGACCGCTTCACGTACTACATCGTTTCTGGTGATGGCGTGCGTAGCGTTGCTGAAGTAACCCTGGCCATCGGCGACGCCGCGGGCGATGATGACTTGGTCGAAGTGTCCTTCGGATTGGTCGATCAACTCGGCAACTCGATCGCCTCGGTCAACTCGGGCGATACCTTTGGCGTTCAAGTCTTTGTCGAAGACCTGCGATCTGCGATCGATGGCAACACGTTTGTCTTCGCCAGCTACATGGACATGCTATACGATTCTGGCGTCCTGAGCCCCGGTTCGGTTCCTACGGGAAGCCGCTTCGATTTCGATGTCGCCTTTGACAGCGACTTTGACGCGTCCGCCGGTGTAGGTACTGCCGCTCGTGACGGAATCATCGATGAGTTCGGTTCACTGCTTCGTCAAACGGTTGCGGAATCCGGCAGCGTTGCCGAACCAAACCTGATGGCGACCGTTTACTTCACCGCAGGCCCAGTTGCTTCGACCACCGTGACACGCGTCAAAGCAAGCCCTGCCGACTCGTCGCCATTCCAAGACACCCTGTTGTTCGACCGCGACCAACCGGTGCCGGTATCACAGATCCGCTACGATGTTCTGGATATCACGATCAATCCTGTAAGCTCGCTACAAAACCAAGCGATGCCTGAGGACGTCAACAATGACGGAATTGTGACTCCTTCGGATGCGTTGTCAGTCATTAATGCACTGGGACGTTTGGGCGAAGGCGAACAAGCTGATTCGGGATCATTCACGGACGTCAACGGTGACTTCCAAACATCACCGATCGATGCATTGATGGTGATCAACTACTTGGCTGTTCAAATCGCATCAGAAGGTGGCGAAGGCGAATCGGTTGGATCTGGCCTAACCGCCAGCAATGATTCGGCAATCACCGATCTGTCAGGTTCCGTCGGATTGATGACTTCGGATGCCGATGACGACGATGACGATTTCTTGTCCTTGTTGGCTCAAGACCAGTCATCATTGGCATAACAATCTAAACGAGCAAATCGCTGCAGCAGTCGTTTTCGAAACACTGTTGCGTGGTTCGCTCATAACCAAAACAAAACGCCGAGGCGAACAGAAATGTTTGCCTTGGCGTTTTTTGTTGTACCGTTCGGTCGCGGTGCGAGATTCAATCCTCGATTTGCCCAGTGACTAGTAAGGCGGAAAGTCAGTTTGCAATCGCGAGGTGCCAGCCAGATCAGCGAGTTGGTCGAACGTCTGTAACGCAACTTCGATCGAAGTTGCGTCAGAGGCTTGGATAAAGTAGTCGCCTGAGATTCCCAAGCTTTCCTTGACGATAAATCCGATCTCGGGATCGACATCCATAAAGCTTGGCGCTAGTTCAAAGTCCCGGTCATCGACCAAGCGATTCGCTAAGACATCGATGATGCTGAAGTAATAGCGAAGCTCATCGTCGTCTTCTTCAGCGAGCATGTATTGAATTTCATCGTCATCCGCTCCATCGCGAACCGCATCTTCACGATACGCCTCTCGGATGAGTTGTTTCCATTTCAGTATCTCGGCGCAGCATTCGGTTTGGTCGAGGGACTCTTGATTTCCCGATTCCGGCCAGATTGGGGCGCAACGGGATCGATTTTCCAGATCGATTAAGTCACTTTCAATTTCGAGCTGCTGATAGACGTGTTGGTAGACGCTGAAACACGCCGCTTTCTCTAACGCTCCCCAATCGTGTGCGTCTCCTTTGCCAAGTAGAGCGAACCTGGACACTTTCAGTAATAGCGTCAGCTTGGTGCTCCAATCAAGGGAATCGAACAGATGTACTCCGAATTGCCAATGTTGATCATCGTCGGGATGCGCAAAGCAATCTCGGAAAACGTCCAGCATCACGCCCAGCGAGCGTGCATAAAGCTCAGCATGGGGGCCGGTCAGTTTTCGAGATTGGTAAGGATCATAGATCATTCAATGATCTCCTTTCCGACGTGTTGGGTGTATCCAATTGATTCTTCTACTCTCACCGCTGAGGGTCAACTTAGAACCCAAGATTACGCCCGCAAAAATCGTTCCACGTCCCCATTCCTGCTACGTTTTGTTCAGTAGCCTGTGGCTGAGACATTCGCCTGGAAACTCTCGAATCTGACGATTCGAAGCGGCGGCCGAGGCCATTCATAGACAGCTTTGCGCGGGCAGTTGCACAGGTGCAGTCGCACCGTAGCTACACAGACGCGTTCACACCGATGTATTCGCACCGGGGCAATCGCTAAAGCGACAGAGGGGCGGGGTGATTTCGGTTCTTCCAAAGATACAGAATTCGATCCTCAATCGGAGGATGGATTGAGTCGCCTTCGCCATGAAGTTCTGGAACGCGAAAGAGGACTTTGCCGGGAGCCTGAAGGATCATCTCAGCAAGTTGGTCTATCTGAGACGGCGACAGTCGGATTTCGTTCGGGTCATCGAGGATCTCTTCCCATTCGATTCGTTGCAACTGATTTACATATTTTGCCATCTGTTCGAGCTGGTCACGAACATCTTCTTCATCATCGAGGGTGTCGGATTCCCAGACGTACTTGAAGAAGCCCTTCAATGAGAGTTGCCGGTTGGATCGTCGTTTTGCTTGGACTTCCTTCGCGACCGATTCATAAAAATCGGCCTCGGTTTGGAAGCCAAATGGGACAGCTGCTTCGATCGCTGTCGCGATGTCTTTTGGGGAAAGGTCCGGCTGCTCGAGGTTGCGGCCTAAGACTTCCAAGTAAACCAAGCCGCGAATTTCGGCATCCAGACCGATCTTCAATAGGCTGGATACCGAGGGTTCGATGCCGTTGACCTGCGCACCAAAGTCGTCACAGAGGTATTCGATAGTGCGCCCATACTTTGAATGCCGAATGTTGTTAATCATCCAAAAGAACGAACAGATCGCTGAGAGGACGATGAAGCCCAGAAGCCCGGTCAGGCGAATCTCTTGCACAGCAAAGAGTCCAACCAGGGCGCCAAGCGTTATGGTAAGAAACGTCAGGTGATCGTCGACCAGTTTGAACTTGTAGTAGTGTCCAAGTTCATGTCCCATGACAGACTGAACTTCTTGACCGTTCAACTTATGGAGCGTCTGGCGGTTCAGGTAGATGCCGTTGATGCCGGTGAAGAATGAAGTCAGGCGTAGACTGCTCGCATTTAAGGATCGATCATTTGTGACGTACAGACGCGGCCCATTGGCGGCAAGATGAAGCCGCCGAAGAGTTTCCTGGAAAAGGAACTTGAGCTTGTGTTTGTCAAGTTCACCAAAGCGGGTCGACTCTTTGATGTCTTCAACACGCTTTTTCGACTGGCCCCAGATCCGCGCAAAGTCCATAAAAAATGGACCAATAGCGACCAAGCAAGCGATCACCGAAGCGATCGGAGAAACGACGACGGCCTTCCAATTGATGAAATAGATCAACGCGGCGATGGCGACAAACCGGATCGAGATCCAAAGCCAAGCGTTTTGGTTCGCGCGACGCAAGATCGCTAACAAGTCCGCGCGGTCGGGAATCAAGTTTGGATCCATTTCAGAATGCCGCGTCGATTAACGTCGACAAGAATCCGCCGGTTGGTTTTCCGCGGGTTTGATAATAGAGATGACCGGGCCCGGTGTAGCGATTAACAAGTCCTTCGCCGGACATCAGTGAATCACTTATCTTGTCGGTTGCTTTAACGAGTTTGTAGGTGATGGTATCGGAAAACGCGATCATGAATCGGTTGTCCACGAACAGCGTTTCACCCTCATCAAGGTAGCGGTGGATGACCGCACCGTAGCTTTGGCAAAAAACGTGACCGGCCCCTGTGGCATGCATCAGGAACAGGCCCTTCTTGCTCATCAACCCTTTCAGACCGCCATACTTTATCTGGATAGCTGTCAGCCCGACGTTTGCCAAATAGGAGCCTCGCGTCAGGTAGTATCCCGATTCCTGCGACAGGTCCAAGACGACAATGTCGCCATAGCTTTCAGGGGCCAGGACAACGGTTTGCCCGTCGTCTTTGGCGCGAAATTCTGCGGTGAAGAAGTTTTCTCCACCAAGCATGTTCTTCAAGCCGCCAAACCAAGAATGAGACCGCTTTCGCGTTGGTTCGGCGGCGGTATTGTCCTCACCACTGGGGTGATGATCTTGCCGGCCGGCACGCGCCGAAATTCGAATTCCTGCCGTCATGGTGAGCATGCTGTTGGGCTGAGCCACAACATACTCATTCTGACTAAGTGATAGCTGAAGAGTCGAAAACGTTGGCGCGTGATTGACCTGAAATTCCATGCTTGAAAACGCTACGTCAAACAGAGTGTCGGACTAAAAGTCGTTGTCCGCAGTTCCTGAAGCGTACTTGTTTTGAAGCATGTAGCCGACGAATGCGATGACACCGAGAATGCCTAGGAAGATAAACAAGGCGACCATCCGTGGCACTCCCAGAATGTCTGAAATGCCAGTGATACAAATGTCATAAATGACAACGCGGATGAACCAGCCGACAATACTGCCGAGCCCGCCACGACGAGCCATCAATGAGAATGGAGAAAGAAGCATCGAAGAGGAGTCCTCAATATAAAGCCTAGGACCGAATCGCCAGTCGAGACAGTCACAGGGAAAAGCTAGACGAATTGAGGGCGCTGAAATCACCCCCGGCAAGCTGGACTTAGGTATAGCGGGCGGACGAGCGCCTTGTCAAGTTTTCGGGGGGATCAGATGACGGGCGATCGGGCCAGATCGATAATGCCTGAGAACAAGCCACATTTATTGGGCTCTCTAGCACAGCGCTGCTCGCTCTCAGCCCAATCAAGCGTGTGGAAAAGCTGAAAGCGAGGCACCAAGATCGCAGCCTTTAACTACTTCATTTGAACGCGGCAGAGGAAGTCGTCCGCGGTCATGTAAAGGTACTTTTGCTCATTGTCAAAAGTGCAATTGCTAACACGGCCTTCGG
This genomic interval from Stieleria sp. JC731 contains the following:
- a CDS encoding M48 family metallopeptidase, yielding MDPNLIPDRADLLAILRRANQNAWLWISIRFVAIAALIYFINWKAVVVSPIASVIACLVAIGPFFMDFARIWGQSKKRVEDIKESTRFGELDKHKLKFLFQETLRRLHLAANGPRLYVTNDRSLNASSLRLTSFFTGINGIYLNRQTLHKLNGQEVQSVMGHELGHYYKFKLVDDHLTFLTITLGALVGLFAVQEIRLTGLLGFIVLSAICSFFWMINNIRHSKYGRTIEYLCDDFGAQVNGIEPSVSSLLKIGLDAEIRGLVYLEVLGRNLEQPDLSPKDIATAIEAAVPFGFQTEADFYESVAKEVQAKRRSNRQLSLKGFFKYVWESDTLDDEEDVRDQLEQMAKYVNQLQRIEWEEILDDPNEIRLSPSQIDQLAEMILQAPGKVLFRVPELHGEGDSIHPPIEDRILYLWKNRNHPAPLSL
- a CDS encoding TIGR00266 family protein; protein product: MEFQVNHAPTFSTLQLSLSQNEYVVAQPNSMLTMTAGIRISARAGRQDHHPSGEDNTAAEPTRKRSHSWFGGLKNMLGGENFFTAEFRAKDDGQTVVLAPESYGDIVVLDLSQESGYYLTRGSYLANVGLTAIQIKYGGLKGLMSKKGLFLMHATGAGHVFCQSYGAVIHRYLDEGETLFVDNRFMIAFSDTITYKLVKATDKISDSLMSGEGLVNRYTGPGHLYYQTRGKPTGGFLSTLIDAAF
- a CDS encoding Ig-like domain-containing protein, with the translated sequence MIRRTLSDSSRRDAAKGNRKRIARSGQKRRLLMENLEGRRLLASDTAFTPVPVDPALFAAQLPRNVGTVTAMQIGENETAGVRGGNDTIATAQVLPLGTLASQEDTIDVSGSLNISFNSQNQIISDVDYFAVDLQAGDILDIALIGAQGNFSVSYGPGTQAPGRFWFGTDSNQSLLDPVTGEVLYAKGSPLQTLGSAVGAQVVPETGRYYIGLAPAAVSANYTMGLRAYRPVIEQAPLGAQQIMYLDFDGGFYPSSEISGSTLPLGMVRFDRLVDNLGVLGFTNPTQVDGDLLQQQILAEVRDHYDTITVYGNNGDYDETGIGGQYGITIVSSLECPEFGDRSACAVGNTDLTNNPLVTRVMVGGLVSNTGIDGVYGIAESVDVGNFRPGEITTVVLDQISALTTTIPRSPAVSELDVISKFLGGVISHEAGHTFGERHTSPNNGTDNIMDAGGVAQALIDNLVGPGPDGIVGTVDDVAPIFAREDMFELAEGFFGYTRTAASLSFELSTGRATSTITGRVFNDANRDGAFNGDAGLAGITVYADLDGDRVLDATEPSSVSAADGSYRLDVAPGVTYTVVAQTPAQYVASTSTERSATAGTTDLNFGFTKVVSDVTGIKFADLNGNGQFDTNEQGLEGVYIYLDLDGDDRPDLGEPSDVTDANGYYSIDFPGPGTYTIREVVEAGFQQTFPASGEHIVTYDGIGLTDNYNFGNLPSRDYGDAPDTYLTSVAAGGPSHGISQAVGLGTLVDREVDGFPTATALGDDNNNVDDEDGIQLLSPLGPGGTATIQVNARNTSGQPAYLQGWIDFNANGVFDASEQVITNANVAAGLSNVTVSVPANAVIGSTYARFRYSPTAGIGPAGDADLGEVEDYQFDILQQASVANDDTFTVSRNSLSNELDVLGNDFQSSLTELTVVTLNTNGTSGVVTIAGDGKSVFYTPRNGFTGRDVFQYTVQDQAGNRYSAEAVVTVSFQSNVPIAVDDTFDIPQGSTNRPLNVLDNDVPSIAGGIRIVSVTAGDQGGTVTMEGGGQTIRYTPVAGFTGTEQFTYSIQDANGVTSQATVTVNSQPGARADDLVDFTIGIYDVTNNQPISSVQVGQEFYVRVFVQELNNQVFDPEGVASAFLDLLYSDGLVATQDTMSGDAFGFDITFGPNFQGSGFQLGDASIPGVIDEVGAVQPIPGDGNLIQHSDPAELFTLTMTAVSPGVAVFAADPADTAVAETILVGEDTALTPAQQRLGRTELTIFPQSDNFASAIDDAFMVGTDSNGVVISAANGPNTLDVLDNDIFGPTNSLLERGIGIDASLGTVSFDDNGTPSDLTDDFVTYFANSNASGYDRFTYYIVSGDGVRSVAEVTLAIGDAAGDDDLVEVSFGLVDQLGNSIASVNSGDTFGVQVFVEDLRSAIDGNTFVFASYMDMLYDSGVLSPGSVPTGSRFDFDVAFDSDFDASAGVGTAARDGIIDEFGSLLRQTVAESGSVAEPNLMATVYFTAGPVASTTVTRVKASPADSSPFQDTLLFDRDQPVPVSQIRYDVLDITINPVSSLQNQAMPEDVNNDGIVTPSDALSVINALGRLGEGEQADSGSFTDVNGDFQTSPIDALMVINYLAVQIASEGGEGESVGSGLTASNDSAITDLSGSVGLMTSDADDDDDDFLSLLAQDQSSLA
- a CDS encoding DUF6580 family putative transport protein — encoded protein: MIYLLTLIAVASRFLPHPPNFACIGALGLFAGCYVAGRRAYLVPLVALAASDIIGQLFSVSGMGFYRPEQMLFVYLGLFASVAMGRLTRQDSGAAWKRLPFAVLAASTTFFVISNIGVWLGPWYPTTFEGLVACFTAAIPFYGFTMAGDFFFAAAMFGAMEMSRIQSRGNALAATATTAT